The sequence CACGCCGAACGGATCGACGCCGACCTACACCCTCAATGGCGTAGCACTGGGCAGCAACATCAACACCACCGCGTAACGGTTCGCTCACCGCCAGCTCAACTGCGCACGCTTGCGGGCCAGCGCCCCTCGCCCTCGCTCAGCCACCGGCCGGGTTATCTCCCTGGAGGTAAGCCGACCGGCGTCGACTGCCGGACAACGAGGACCGGAATCTCAGTGTGCGTCAGGACCTTCTGGGTCTCGCTGCCGAGCAAAAGCGCCCGCATGCCGCTTCGACCGTGGGACGCCATCACAATGAGATCGCAGTTCTGCTCTGCTGCAACGCTGATAATCGCCTCATAGGGATGAGCGCGACTCGTGGCAACCGTATTGCACTCGACACCTGCTTGCGCAGCCGCTCTTTTGACAATCCCCAGGTAGTCATCCGCACGCTGCCGGGCGGTCTGAATGATGCGATCTTCATTGTCCGCGATCATCTCGGTGCCATAGGCGAGGACATGAAACTCCGGGATGACGTGGAGTCCCGTGATTTTGGCTCCGCTCTCCACGGCGAGCGTGATCGTCATCTGAATGGCGGCCTCAGAAAGCGCTGAACCGTCGGTCGGCACCAGTAGATGCTTGAACATACCTTCCTCCCCATGACCCGGCCGGTTCGCGTTGAAATCGTGCTCGGCGC comes from Burkholderia sp. GAS332 and encodes:
- a CDS encoding Nucleotide-binding universal stress protein, UspA family, yielding MFKHLLVPTDGSALSEAAIQMTITLAVESGAKITGLHVIPEFHVLAYGTEMIADNEDRIIQTARQRADDYLGIVKRAAAQAGVECNTVATSRAHPYEAIISVAAEQNCDLIVMASHGRSGMRALLLGSETQKVLTHTEIPVLVVRQSTPVGLPPGR